The following are encoded in a window of Solibacillus sp. FSL R7-0668 genomic DNA:
- a CDS encoding flagellar brake protein encodes MELKIGTQLTLEPTYTERNEKFRCRVVETKDNIIYIDYPINVETKKTAFLIDGAQFRAIFNTESKESYTFNTEVLGRKAGNVHMIMLACPPKEDFLKIQRREYVRVETPVDIALLFDGHKYQLVAEDISAGGVAVHIKTPVEFKDGDEVQVLVVLPFTNGEIRYVETEAVIVRIFERDGVQIASIRFTDTDEVDQQHIVRFCFERQVLIRKKELNEL; translated from the coding sequence ATGGAACTGAAAATTGGTACTCAACTTACATTAGAACCAACATACACAGAGCGTAATGAAAAATTTCGTTGTCGCGTTGTGGAAACAAAAGACAATATTATTTATATTGATTATCCAATTAATGTTGAAACAAAAAAAACAGCTTTCTTAATTGACGGCGCACAATTTCGGGCTATTTTTAATACGGAATCAAAAGAAAGTTATACGTTTAATACGGAAGTTTTAGGGCGCAAGGCGGGCAATGTGCATATGATTATGCTAGCGTGCCCTCCAAAAGAGGATTTTCTTAAAATTCAACGCCGTGAATATGTCCGTGTGGAGACACCGGTTGATATCGCGCTTCTATTTGATGGGCATAAGTATCAATTAGTAGCGGAAGATATTAGTGCTGGTGGTGTAGCAGTTCATATTAAAACACCTGTTGAATTTAAAGATGGTGATGAAGTTCAGGTATTGGTCGTGCTGCCATTTACAAATGGAGAAATTCGCTATGTTGAAACGGAGGCAGTCATTGTTCGAATTTTTGAACGTGACGGAGTACAAATAGCATCTATCCGTTTTACCGATACCGATGAAGTAGATCAGCAGCATATTGTGCGTTTCTGTTTTGAACGCCAAGTATTAATTCGTAAAAAAGAGTTAAACGAACTGTAA
- the cmk gene encoding (d)CMP kinase, translating into MAKKIQIAIDGPAGAGKSTIAKIVAEALQFTYIDTGAMYRAVTYKALNENIQLHDAKAIETMLKHTTIALQPSEQGQLVFVDGKDVSQEIRSNEVTANVSEVAAHANIREILVAMQQKLAANGGVVMDGRDIATHVLKEAELKIFMSATVEERARRRYLDNERRGIESTIESLQQEIALRDKLDSEREASPLIQAEDALFLDTTHLTIDEAAQEILKLAQAKM; encoded by the coding sequence ATGGCAAAAAAAATTCAAATTGCAATTGATGGTCCAGCAGGGGCAGGGAAAAGCACAATCGCAAAAATCGTAGCGGAAGCACTTCAATTTACCTATATTGACACAGGTGCAATGTATCGCGCGGTAACGTATAAAGCATTGAACGAAAACATACAATTACATGACGCTAAGGCAATCGAAACAATGCTCAAACATACTACGATTGCATTACAGCCTTCAGAGCAAGGACAATTAGTTTTTGTAGATGGAAAAGATGTATCACAGGAGATTCGCTCAAATGAGGTGACGGCTAATGTTTCGGAAGTGGCAGCACATGCGAATATCCGTGAAATTTTAGTTGCGATGCAGCAAAAATTAGCAGCGAATGGCGGTGTTGTCATGGATGGTCGAGATATTGCAACACATGTATTAAAAGAGGCAGAGCTTAAAATTTTCATGTCAGCTACTGTGGAAGAACGTGCACGTCGTCGCTATCTAGACAATGAGCGTCGTGGAATTGAGTCGACCATTGAGTCATTACAGCAGGAAATCGCATTGCGCGATAAGCTAGATAGCGAACGGGAGGCTTCTCCGTTAATCCAAGCTGAAGATGCGTTATTTTTAGATACAACGCATTTAACGATCGATGAAGCCGCACAAGAAATTTTAAAGTTAGCACAAGCGAAAATGTAA